The DNA segment CCATGTCCCTCACAGTCACCACCAGCAGTGATGAGGAGGATGATTCTGACTCCAGCACCAAACCCATCAGgtcagagaagaagaaaaacccagCATCCCTCTTCCAGACTGgtggggacccccccaaggagaaaaaatccaaaaagaaaGGTGAGAGTCCAGCACCAGTGATGGAGGGTGGTATGTGCTGGAGGGGCTTCTGGGAGTGCAGGTGAGCTTGGTCGTGAAGGATGGGGGTTACAATTAATGGTGTTGGCATGTGTCTATGCCAAGCTTGATTTTGGGGCTCAGCAGAGTCAGGATCTTCCCCCTTCTGTGcccctgcctgttcctgcctgcAGTTCCTCCCAAAGGGGCTGAGAGTGAGGAGGAGATCCTGGAAACCCTGCAGAAAAACTCCAACAAGAAGGGGAAAGCAAAGAAATCAAAGAAGGTACAAAGGTCCCCTCAGAGCCATGGGGGTCCCcttggggtggggtgggggagaaCAGCTGTTCCACCCAGGGTGAGCTGGGAGGCTGCAGCATCCCCCAGCAAGACCCACTGCAGCATCATCTCCAAAGCCATCAGTTGCAGGGCCACAGCCCAGGGGGGAATTGGAAGCAAGGAGCAATtggctgggaaaggaggggggCTTTCAGCAGGTTTGACTTTGGGgtcaccttcccctctcatgaagcagctgaaggaggagaGGCCCCCATCTCCTGTCATTGAGGTGGACAACCTGGAGGAGTTCGTGCTGCAGCCGGCGCCGCAGGGGGTGACCATCAAGTGCCGGGTGACACGGGACAAGAAGGGGATGGACCGGGGGCTTTACCCCACCTATTACCTTCATTTGGATAATGACAAGAAGGTTAGTTAGGGTGAGGGCATGGAGACTCATGGGGCTCTGCGTCCATCCTGGGGAGCACTCCCAGGGTTCTGGGGGGATGCTTGCCTGTACCCCCCTGTGGTGGTGGGTTCTGGATGGGGCCGCTTCCCTCTCCTGCAATTCCTCTTGGGAAATGCCCTACATTGATGGTACCTGGGATGATGAGCTAGTGTCAGCTAGAGAGCCATGCtgatgctgggctgggctcagccCTCTCACCCTATGGCATAGCCAGTGTTTTGGGGATCATCTTCACTCCATGACTTGCTCAAGGTCATGGCAGTGACCTGTTGGGGGGTGAGCCAGAGACAGCACTGTCGATGGCAGTGACAGTGTCCGATCCTCACGTGGTCCAACCGCTCTACCAGGTGTTCCTCCTTGCTGGGAGGAAGCGTAAGAAGAGCAAAACCTCTAACTACCTCATCTCCATCGACCCCACTGACCTGTCACGGGGGGGAGAGAACTTCATCGGGAAGCTGAGGTAGGAGTAGAGGTGGCACCCCATTCCTGCAGCACCCTGTTCCCACCCATGGATTACTGGTTGCTCCAAGCAATGGCTGGGTCAGACAGGAGGCTAAATTCAACATTTCCCACTGCTGGGTCTGACCTGAGGAGTGGCAGGGGGCTGAGAGGGGAAAACAGGCTTGTCCAGTTCCTCCCAGCAGACAGGTCATGGCTAGAAAAGGTGCCCAGCAAGTCCCAGCCCACTGCATCACCAGGAGccacacagcagtgctgggggatcCCTGTAGTGGCAACACCCCGTAACACCCTGATTTAAGGGTGCCTTGAACCACAGCAAATGACTAAGGAGTGGGAAGGATGGCACTGGTTGGGGGCTGCATCAGGGGGTTGCAGCTAGACCAAAGCAAAGCCTGTGCCTGGAGAGGGTTCACAGGGGGGCTGTGGTGGACTCAGTGGCATCAGCCATGACCATCTCTCATCCTTGGCTGCAGATCCAACCTGATGGGTACGAGGTTCACAGTGTTCGACAATGGTGCAAACCCCGACAGAGCCAATGCTGACTGGTCCAATGTGCGGCAGGAGCTTTCGGCCGTGGTCTATGTAAGCAGCAGCGTGGGAAGCCCCCCTGGACCTCCTGGGCAGGCAGCGAGGGGGTCCCAACATGCACCCCTTCACTGGGTGCTGCCCCAGGGGAGTTGCAGGGATGAGGGATGAGCTGGAGCCATCCCTGAGTCCTTGTTCAGCCCCCATGAGTGGCTGCAGCCACTGGTGGTTGCTGGTTTTAGAGACGCGGTTTTTCCTGCAGGAGACCAATGTTTTAGGCTTCAAAGGTCCCCGGAAGATGACGGTCATCATCCCTGGGATGAATGCTGATGGTGAGAGGGTGCCCATCCGTCCCCGAAACGTAAGTCAGGGGCTAGGCTGGGCGAAACTCCTTGGGGGCTGGGTTTGCTGTGGATCACCTTAGATTTTACCAGTTTGGAGCATGGAGAGGCTTTCAGATGTCCCTGAAATTCAAGGCACTTTCCTGGGAGGTGGGAGACACAGTGTCTGtacttttttctctgtgacaGATCCCATTTCCATGTGGGTACTGCTACAGAGCATCTCCCCCAGGCACACCACAGAGGGTTGCAGGCCTCTGGGGGAAGTCACCCTGACCTTGCTCTCCCTGCTCTTGCCCCTCCCCAGGATAATGACGGCCTCCTGATGCGATGGCAGAACAGAAACATGGATAATGTAATTGAGCTGCACAACAAGGCACCAGTGTGGAATGACGAGACCCAATCCTATGTCCTCAACTTCCATGGCCGGGTCACCCATGCCTCTGTCAAAAATTTCCAGATTGTTCATAGCAGTGACCGTAAGCTGGGAAGGGggcaggatgggatgggaggatGAGGTGGGGAAGCACTGTCTCATAAACTGGCCCCACACCCCCTTATTTTGCCGAGGTTTAGTTTTTTCATGCTTTGGGGTTCTGCCTGCCtttgctggagctgggatgAAGCCGGACAGGGAGATCAGCATTGCGGAGAAGCTGCCCTGgggccccagcactggcagaggCAGCGTGCAGGGCTCCTGTTGCCACAGAGATTAGAGCAAGGACAGATCCTGTAGGGTGCTGAACCCCCCATCACACTACAGCCACCCACTCAGCCCAGAACACCCCAGAGCTTTAGCCCCAGCATGCACCCCACATCGCCAGTGGGCTCAGCCCAAGCCGCACTGTACCTTGGGGACAGTCTGTcaggggtggcagcagctctgtctgGATGTGGCCACTTGTCACCTGTCTGGTACAGTCAGAAGCTCTCAGCCTCCGGGGTGTTGGGTTACTACACAGAAAGAAACCTCTTGAGGGCCCCTGGTTATTTTTACAGATTTCCTGTCACCCCCCCTCCAGTAGCAGCAGTCCCACAGTCAGGGGATGGGAGTGTGGTCCCTGTCCCTTGGGGGACTGTGACTCCCAGGGAGGGGGTGCTGAAGGGACTAGAGGGTGCCGTGGTCCTTGTGCTGGACTGTGCAATGAGAAAATGATGCTTTTTGATAACATGTGCTGCAGTATGGTGCAGCCAGTGTGGGAGTCACAGGCAgagcttggggctggggggtgggcAGCTTCTTTCAGACGCTGGGAAAAGGCAGGATGGGTGCACAGGTGACATTCCAGTTGCTCGCCCTCTTTCCCACAGCCGACTACATCGTGATGCAGTTTGGGCGTGTGGCGGATGACGCCTTCACCATGGACTACAACTACcctctctgtgctgtgcaggccTTTGCCATCGCCCTCTCCAGCTTCGACGGGAAGCTGGCCTGCGAGTAGCACCTGCACTGGGCCTGCTGGGACCACTGGGACCGCCTGCCAGTGCCCGGCGTATGCTCCTTCATCCCTGTCCTGTTCCGTTCCCTGTGTTTCCACCTTCTGTCCAGTGCATGGTTGCAGTCACAGTTGCTCCTGGGGTGGTTCACAGAGCATGATGCTTGCCAAGCACCATGGGATGCTCATCCAGCTGCAGCCACCCTCTCTGAGCAAATTCAGGACAGATCGCTGGTCTGGGGTGATGGTAGAGTCAGGCCTGAGGTATATTTAGCAGATGAGGCTGACTGTGAGCCCTATCTCATCCCTTTGAGATGTTTCTTGGACTCGGATCCTGGAAACTCAtcccccatttttttcttttttttttagattctgatttgtatttttatgcTCAGTCCCCCAGTGAGAGAGTGGTCtccttgctctgtgtttttTCATCCCTCTGTGAGTCTGCACAGAGCCCACATGCAGATGGGCTCTGCCCAAGCTCCCAGCTAGAGCCCCCCATCCTGGCTCGATGCCCACTGGGCACAAAGCCCTTCTTTTGCCCCATTTTGTCCTGGTGTGAGTGGATGGCCAGTGCCCATGGTGTCTTTTCACCTACTGGGTCTCACCCCGCTGCCCAGAAACTGTTGGGGATTTGAGTCCCTGAGAAGCAGCCTGGCACCCAGAGCACTGACAACCTATGGGCACGTGCTGAGGGATGGTGGTGCCAGTGGAGGAGGGCCAGCAGCCACGTGAGGCAGAGCTGGCATTGCTGGCAGGGGGCCCAGCTGGGTCAGTTCTCCAGGAGGGACCTGGAAGAGAAAACTGAGGGTGCACCAGGAAGCAATGGAGTGACTCATGAGGTGTGGTGTGGTGCTGAGTCATGCTCAGCACCCAGACAGGCCCTCCCAAACCCCCTGTGCCTCTACCACTCACTGCCCCTTCACTCTGCAACATCCCTCCAGACCCCACACATCCTGGGTGTCCCCACTGCTGCAACCGGCCCCACTGGTGCTCCCTGTTCATGGGGAGGTGGTGACCAGAAGGTGCCACCCCCTGTCTCAGACTGGTGGGGTATcatggggagctgcagggagacagTGAGAAGGGGAGATGCTGGAGAGGGGTTAGCTCAGTGAGAGCAGATCAGCCCATGCTCCTACTGCAGCACAATCCCACCTTTATGGAGCGAGGATTTGGCTTCAAAGACAGTCCCAAATCTGATTAATTCAGTGATAAGAAATACAGGGATATGCCAAGGTCCCCTGAAACACTATCCTCAACTCCCTGAGCTGTTTCTCTTACCTGCTCAGCTAATGCACTGACCCGAGGACAATTTGGGCTTCCTTTCCCAGGACACATATAGGTTGTTTCCCCATTCTGGAGGTGATCTGAACCCCTCAAGTTATTGCATCTGAGAGGTAGCTGGAGCAGTCGGGCTGAGGAGTAGTAGATGGATGAGACAGATGTAATTGTGCAAGAGGGATGCTCGTCCTCACGGGACAGTGTTGCAACACTGACATGGCCCGAACCTGTCTCTGCATGGAGCTGAGGACAGATGACAGTGACAGTGGGACTACGAGCTGCTGCTGAACCACTGCCGAACATCTTGCTCTGGTAGCTTTGCAGATGAGAGTGAAAATTTTCTCACCAGCTGCATGAATCCAGGCTCCATCATTCATCAGCAGAtgctcatggcaggggcagagggaggtggACAGCTTGGGGACAACGGGCTGGCATGGGACAGTGTCCATTACCCGTGCAGCGAGATCAGAGACTGTCTTGTGAGCTAAAGGGAGAACCAGCCACAGCAGTTCAGGGGCAGCATCCCTCGTGAGGTATGGCCAGCAAATGTGGGgaaagcaagagctttctgcCCAAATCCAGCCAGGAACTCAACATCTGTTTGAAACTGGGACAAGCTCAGCTGATGGTTGAGCTAACACTTGTCCCTGTTTCCTCCAGTGGAAgcagaaaagaagcagcagggTGAGAGAGAGGGGTTTGGGCTCCCCAAGTTCTGGCTGGAGCACAAGCTGCTGTTATCCCAGCCGTTCCCCAGGATGATTCTCCCTTCCCTCACCCAAGAAGTCTCCGTTTTGCCGGTTGTTGCTCGCAAACCCCTCAGGTTTCCTGGCCTGTAGCCTAAGCAGAGCAAAATATCTGCCTTGGGTGTCCAACACAATGTCACCCCATCTCAGAGCCATCACTGCATCAGTCGCCCACCCCAAATCCCTTAGACAAACCCTCTAATGCAAACCAACTGCGGCacaagaaacaaatgaaaacaatttaagAGGGCGATGGATATTCGGGCCCTTTGTTTGCGCTGGCTGTTAACaccagaggagaggagggatggAAGCAGTTTAAATGTGTATCTACTTTGGCCGGCGGAAAGTGTGACGGATGCGCCAGAAGACCAATGGCTGAGGATGCTGGGGTGTGCGTGGGTGTGAAAGGAATGCTCGctgcaaagaaaagagaaaaaaaaagagaagaaagagccTTATCAATGGTGTTTGAGCCCAAAGTGTGTGTCTTCCTTGGAGAAAGGGTTTTCTCAATCCCCAGGGATGATATTTTCCCTGCATGAGACTTTGAGGCTTCTGAAGCTTCATTTTAGGGTGCTGGTGTTAGGCTGGTGCTACAGGGATGGCCAGAGGCAACTGTCGTCAGCTCCTCAAGGGAACCTCCTgggaaatgcattttattttcgCAGAGATGCTTATAAGgcaaaggggaggaaaaaaaataaggctcTATGATGCTGAGCATGTGTCCCTGTCAGGACCAGTGTTGCTGTGGTGCCAGCACCTCTCAGGTAGTGGCTGCTGGCATCCCCATCCCATGCTCATGAGTGGAAATATGCTGGTCTAGAGCTGATCAGGAAGATGGATCTGGGAGGTTCTTCTCCAGTCGCTTGCTACTCCCTCTTCCCCACACCTCTGGGGCTCAGTGGGCTCCATACACCCAGCCCTGAGTAAAGGCTTAGCCCCTGCACTCTTTGGGGAGCTCACAGATATCTTCCAGAAGGCAAATACCCCATAGGGCAGGCAGCTGAAAAGGGAAAGGGTTGGTGCATTCCCAGAGAGTGCAGGAGGGGAGGCCAGCACTGGGAAACTCCCTGTCCAGCaatggaagggctggagctgtttgGTTCCCAGCAAGTTGCCTAGCAAAGAACAGCGTCTCAGCCCTGGGGGCTCTCTCTCCAGCTTTGAAGTGGTGAtacattaattaattaaagaaGTGATTGTGACGAggtgtttttctcttccctttccttccccttgtatttattttggtgACTTTTTTTTAGAGGGAAAGGCAAAGTAAGCTGGGCTGTGGCTTTGCAGGATAGGCTCCTTCTTAGTGCAGCAAGCAACAGGCAGCAATGGGAAAGCTAACATTTTtcaactgctttttaaaaaggagtCATTTTTTAATTAGTGAATCCATTCTGGAGAAGTGTTGGAGTTTTACAATGTTGTAGCTGTTCTTGGTGTCTTGCCTAGACTTGGATGTTCTGGCcataagaaaatattatttatggCATTGCAGCTTGCAGCTCTTTTATATTATAATTTGGGAAAGGAAGTTGCTTGTTCCCACCAGTGGacaaaaaaatagcagaaaCAAGGATTATGGACTtctgaagcagagaaaaaaaaaattaagaggcAGAACAGAAACAAACCACTGAGCCGGGCTTGAATCATTGCACTCCAGAACAAGCTCATCCCAGCACTGCTAGCAGTTGCATTGGATGCTGAAGCGAGACCCCTGCCTGCTCAGCAGGCCCAGAGCAGCAGCGACCCCCTTGGTACTCCCCTGCACAGCATTACATGTGTTCCTAAACATTTGCAGATCAGGCTTTTATTCATGGGCTAATGCACACTTGTTTGCTCATGCCTTACTCAGCCTAAACTACTATTGAACTCAATTAAGGCTGTCATCTCCAGGAGCACTCAATGTCATTTTTGCCCAAGTAAGGGATGAGTAACGAGGCTCTGAACAGTCCTTGGAGAATAGCAGCCATTTTGTTACAGTTTTTAGTCCAGATTTCTTACAAGTTAACACCAGGCCAAGGGTGGAAGAATGCGATATGGCTTTATGAATCACACACAATTGCTGAATGTGCTGGATGCTTCAGAGCCTGTCACTTCATGAGCTGAAGAGTTGGCTTGTCCCAAAATGCTTGAATACAACCAAGCTCAtcacaaaaattagaaaaatatgtttctaaaAGGGATGGGATGCAAAGAGGATCCCATCTCCAAGCAAGGCAATGGGAGGATTCCTCTCTGTGGGTTTTGAGGACCACGGCACAGGTCTGTGCTGCACATCTGCATCTGGCAGGACCAGAGGTTTTGCCCCTGTTGGGGCTGTGGCTCCCGACAGTGGGGCTGGGTTGTGGCCAGGGACTCGTATGCCATCAGCCAGCTGTGGCTTAGCACGTTGCCATCCATCAGCTTGCTCAGAGGAAATGACCATGGCTTGGCTCCTGGATGAGTTCCCTTGGGAACTCATTACAACAGTGTGGGCTGAGATCCCCATCCTGGGCACCATGGGGTGGGTGTCTGGGAGAGATGGGGAATCTGCAGTCTGGTGGGATGCAGGGGACTGAGTATATGTGAGGATAAGGAGAGGGATGAAGGTCTTGGGAGGGTGTTGAAGATGTGAGATGGGAATAAGGAAGAGGATGACGATGTGCAGCAGGGCACTAGAGTGTGCAAAGGACAATGAAGATGTGCAGAAGGGGATGAAGGTGAGCACAGGGACGAAGGTAAGTGCAGGGGGGCACGGATATGCAGAGTGGGATGAAGGTGAGCACAGAAGCGATGAAGGTGTTCACGGGGAGCCCTGGCCGGCtggggacgggacgggacgggacagCAGCACCCTCATGCCCCGGCCcgagaaggaggaagaggagaaggataGTGAGTGAGGAAGGTTCATAGAGGGCGCTCCTAGAGACCGGGCCGAGCCGAGCTCCAGGGCTGCCCTTTCCCAAAAAAAACTCCCTGCAGAGGGGAAGTCCCGCGTCCTCGCTGCCCCGACGGGGAGGTCGGGAGAGTCGGCCGGCAGGAAGGGCcgagaggaggaagaggaggaggaggaggaggaggaggagaaggaggagaagaaggagcaggagcaggaggaggaggaagaggaggaggaggaggaggaggagagcaaggggggaggaggaggcccggcccggccccgccgcctcctgATTGACTCCCAACTTTCTGCTCCTCCCTCGCATAAACTTTCCCGTCCCTGCGCCTGGCTCCGTGCGCGGACCCGGGAgcccgccgcgctccccgcaTTCCTGTCGCCCTCTCCGGCCaggccccggccccggccccggtcccggccccggccccggtcCGGCCCCGGCCCCTATCCCGGCATCCGCGGCCGGCCCAGCCCTCCGAAGCACGGAGCAGGTAAGCGCTCGCCGGGAAGAGACTCCCAACCCCCCTTcctccgcctcctcctcctccagcccctccttcctcccGGCCCGCAGACCTCCGCCTGCAGCTGGACCCGGCGGATGGCGGGGGTCGGCGGGGTCGCACCAGCTCAGTACCTCCTCCCGGGGCTCCCCCCGACGCTCCCCGATGGGGTATGTGCGTGTGGGGGGCACAGCCGAGGTGTTTCCACTCTCACCATCGGGTCCCCAGGCTCCCGCCCCGTCGGGGTTGCGCTGCCCCGCACCGGTCCCCCGCCGAGTGCCCCTGCTGCGGCTCATCCCGGGGCTACAAAGGGGCCTTGTGCCCGTATGTCGGGAGCGTGCGGGGCGGGCACCGGGCGTTAAGGACGGCGAGAGCCTGTCCCAGCTGAAGCTCCCCGGGAACCGGCGCGGAAGGGTCCCCGGTGAGGTGTGGGGTCACACGTGTGTCACGCTACATGTGTGTCACGCGCATGTA comes from the Pseudopipra pipra isolate bDixPip1 chromosome 25, bDixPip1.hap1, whole genome shotgun sequence genome and includes:
- the TULP1 gene encoding tubby-related protein 1 codes for the protein MTVHSGQCCRKRIRPRKPRGWGSPLQEDIALLMPWCHLWAELAEDEEDEEEEEEVENKDPPKKLKKKLPKDPPSGESREKKLKPKGDKSDSDSKAKSAKSTKKEQMSVFQVKKEKKSKKKVTTSSDEEDDSDSSTKPIRSEKKKNPASLFQTGGDPPKEKKSKKKVPPKGAESEEEILETLQKNSNKKGKAKKSKKVQRSPQSHGGPLGVGWGRTAVPPRVSWEAAASPSKTHCSIISKAISCRATAQGGIGSKEQLAGKGGGLSAGLTLGSPSPLMKQLKEERPPSPVIEVDNLEEFVLQPAPQGVTIKCRVTRDKKGMDRGLYPTYYLHLDNDKKVFLLAGRKRKKSKTSNYLISIDPTDLSRGGENFIGKLRSNLMGTRFTVFDNGANPDRANADWSNVRQELSAVVYETNVLGFKGPRKMTVIIPGMNADGERVPIRPRNDNDGLLMRWQNRNMDNVIELHNKAPVWNDETQSYVLNFHGRVTHASVKNFQIVHSSDPDYIVMQFGRVADDAFTMDYNYPLCAVQAFAIALSSFDGKLACE